A region from the Leptolyngbya iicbica LK genome encodes:
- a CDS encoding efflux RND transporter periplasmic adaptor subunit, which translates to METSLLKGVGKSSKGYGKVLLGVGLGVAIALIGSRFLASDSGPVEPSTPAEATSSVSAQTVTVAPVQVGQVAEQLTVTGTVNPADLLAVTPQLSGLQIQQVLVNEGDRVAAGQPLVILDDTNLRTDIQRAQAQLEVAQAQLQQQQANLAQARAQFAEAETNRQRYQSLAAQGAVSSEEADRRATQAVTARAAVGVAQANVTSAEANIRSQQSEISRLQTELTRTTVVAPLAGIVAERPASVGDVSSTATEVVSLIQGNQLELFAEVPQAQLTQVSVGAPVRVTSSTDPNIRVEGTVQEIQPLVDPQTRTAQVVIRLPESERLRSGMFLTAAIQSGQRSGLTIPAEALLPQPDGSVRVYLLGPDQTAVARTVEIGARVPGTGEEGDRVEILQGLDSGEQVIVAGASYVQDGDTVTVAE; encoded by the coding sequence ATGGAAACCTCGTTGCTGAAAGGGGTTGGCAAGTCGTCGAAGGGTTACGGCAAGGTATTGCTGGGGGTTGGCCTTGGCGTGGCGATCGCCCTCATCGGGTCACGTTTTCTGGCTAGCGATTCCGGTCCGGTTGAACCCTCCACCCCTGCCGAGGCGACCAGCTCGGTCAGCGCCCAGACGGTAACTGTCGCGCCGGTGCAGGTGGGACAAGTCGCCGAACAATTGACCGTCACAGGCACCGTTAATCCCGCCGATTTATTAGCCGTGACCCCGCAGCTCAGTGGCTTGCAGATTCAGCAGGTATTGGTAAATGAGGGCGATCGCGTTGCCGCAGGGCAACCCCTAGTGATCTTAGATGACACAAACCTGCGCACCGATATTCAGCGCGCCCAAGCCCAGCTAGAAGTCGCGCAAGCTCAACTGCAGCAACAACAGGCTAACCTGGCTCAGGCTCGAGCCCAATTTGCAGAAGCCGAAACCAACCGTCAGCGTTACCAATCTTTGGCCGCCCAGGGAGCCGTTAGTAGCGAAGAAGCTGACCGTCGCGCGACGCAGGCCGTCACCGCACGGGCAGCCGTCGGCGTTGCCCAAGCCAATGTCACCAGTGCTGAAGCCAATATTCGCAGTCAACAATCAGAAATCAGCCGCTTACAAACTGAACTGACTCGGACTACCGTCGTTGCGCCGTTAGCGGGCATCGTGGCTGAGCGTCCAGCCAGTGTTGGCGATGTCTCGTCTACTGCAACCGAAGTCGTCTCCCTGATTCAAGGCAACCAGTTAGAGCTGTTCGCCGAGGTGCCGCAGGCCCAATTGACTCAGGTGTCCGTGGGGGCTCCGGTCAGGGTGACTTCGAGCACAGATCCGAATATCCGCGTCGAAGGGACGGTGCAAGAAATTCAGCCTTTGGTCGATCCGCAAACGCGCACGGCTCAGGTGGTGATTCGCTTGCCGGAGAGCGAACGCCTCCGGTCTGGCATGTTCCTCACCGCTGCCATTCAGTCGGGGCAGCGATCGGGTCTGACAATCCCAGCGGAGGCGCTGTTGCCCCAACCAGATGGCTCCGTGCGCGTATATTTGCTGGGACCAGACCAAACCGCCGTAGCCCGCACTGTCGAAATTGGTGCGCGAGTTCCTGGCACTGGTGAAGAGGGCGATCGCGTGGAAATCCTTCAGGGGCTGGACTCTGGCGAACAGGTGATCGTCGCTGGAGCCAGTTACGTGCAAGACGGCGATACCGTCACCGTCGCGGAATAG
- a CDS encoding ArnT family glycosyltransferase, with protein MKIKKTLVGTLLLLVTTFLWYRLGESHLNSWDEARYAIHAIEAANHGNWLFPHLFGSPDTTMYDKPPLGVWLIASSIKLFGINEFAVRFWSVVAATGTVMVVFLFGSSISSVATGALGSLVLLTTHGYLGFHATRSGDFDVIFTFFTTLATCFFYSGYSDSKKNHYFFWYFILMACAFMLKSILVVPFILMAFTFSFCQNSARKCFLNKWSAWGLLAGLALIGIWFTLCLFYVDGFAQGVFSRFTGRVTDSIDSHGGPWYFYFPVLLRQFGKPWAFFLAFSIIYSTRRLWRREAIMLFVTLWVFVPLVLLCIAQTKLSWYTIPIMPGIALFLALNITNAYYYNSNQYLKAAILIIFSAALIKSASSAGELVMKTNEFEQIHAVQTLAPKLSNVSDVYIDFSTLPRHLRYSLPFYVYAHTNGRVYRLDDDNRMLITGEDVVLILDGETTMQLPMNKELEELANVEGVQLLKLK; from the coding sequence TTGAAAATAAAGAAAACCTTGGTAGGGACTTTGCTGCTCTTAGTTACTACGTTTTTATGGTATCGACTAGGAGAATCTCATTTAAATAGCTGGGATGAAGCCAGATATGCAATTCATGCTATTGAAGCTGCAAACCATGGCAACTGGCTATTTCCCCATTTGTTTGGCTCCCCTGACACTACAATGTATGACAAACCTCCGCTGGGGGTGTGGCTAATTGCATCAAGCATTAAACTATTTGGTATAAACGAATTTGCCGTAAGGTTTTGGTCAGTTGTTGCTGCCACAGGAACTGTGATGGTAGTGTTCTTATTTGGCTCATCCATTAGCAGTGTAGCAACCGGTGCTCTTGGCTCATTAGTTCTTCTGACAACACATGGTTACTTAGGCTTTCATGCTACGAGATCAGGTGATTTTGATGTCATCTTCACGTTTTTTACAACCTTAGCAACGTGTTTCTTTTACTCAGGCTATAGCGATAGTAAAAAGAATCACTATTTCTTTTGGTACTTCATCTTAATGGCATGTGCTTTTATGTTGAAGAGCATCTTGGTTGTACCTTTTATTCTGATGGCTTTCACCTTCTCCTTCTGTCAAAATAGCGCCCGAAAATGTTTTCTTAATAAATGGTCTGCTTGGGGACTTCTTGCCGGATTGGCATTAATAGGGATATGGTTTACTCTATGCCTGTTCTACGTTGATGGTTTTGCTCAAGGAGTATTTTCGCGTTTTACAGGTAGAGTAACCGATTCAATCGACTCGCATGGAGGACCTTGGTACTTCTATTTTCCGGTTTTGTTAAGGCAATTTGGAAAGCCTTGGGCTTTTTTCCTTGCTTTTAGCATAATCTATTCTACTCGGAGATTGTGGAGACGGGAAGCGATTATGCTCTTCGTAACCCTATGGGTATTTGTTCCTCTTGTTCTTTTGTGTATAGCTCAGACAAAGCTTTCTTGGTATACGATACCCATTATGCCGGGAATTGCATTGTTTCTAGCTTTGAACATAACTAACGCATACTATTACAATAGTAATCAATATCTTAAGGCTGCTATTCTCATAATTTTTTCTGCAGCTCTTATAAAGTCGGCATCTTCTGCGGGAGAACTTGTCATGAAAACAAATGAGTTTGAGCAGATTCATGCAGTTCAAACTCTCGCACCGAAACTATCAAATGTATCGGATGTATATATAGATTTTTCTACTTTGCCTCGTCACTTGAGATACTCTTTGCCCTTCTATGTCTATGCACATACAAATGGGAGAGTATATCGTCTTGATGACGATAACCGGATGTTGATAACTGGAGAAGATGTTGTACTAATCTTAGATGGAGAGACTACTATGCAACTGCCGATGAATAAAGAATTAGAGGAACTCGCCAACGTAGAGGGTGTGCAGTTACTGAAGCTAAAGTGA
- a CDS encoding DinB family protein, with protein sequence MKIAERYIVLASHNQRMNARLFRLVSSLDVASQTEDKGAFFGSILGTLNHIIFGNHFLLTRVRALINRPSPLDAIPPQWDFQPDKQYGASVAELATICADIDQAVCEFVSTLDERDLGKETDDAIPLWALLDQLFQHQTHHRGQATTLLSQCGVDYPSFADVIGTLQGESAPF encoded by the coding sequence ATGAAAATAGCCGAACGTTATATCGTTCTTGCCAGTCATAACCAGAGAATGAATGCGCGATTATTCAGATTGGTTTCATCGCTGGATGTAGCTAGCCAAACTGAAGACAAAGGTGCTTTCTTTGGCTCTATCCTCGGCACCTTGAATCACATTATTTTTGGCAATCACTTTTTACTGACCCGGGTTCGCGCCCTCATCAATCGCCCCTCACCGTTGGATGCCATACCCCCACAATGGGACTTCCAACCCGATAAACAGTACGGGGCTAGCGTGGCTGAATTAGCGACTATCTGCGCCGACATTGATCAAGCCGTCTGCGAATTCGTGAGTACTTTGGATGAGCGTGACTTAGGCAAAGAAACCGATGATGCTATCCCGCTATGGGCGTTGCTTGATCAACTCTTCCAGCATCAAACCCACCATCGTGGCCAAGCGACCACCTTGTTGTCACAGTGTGGCGTAGACTACCCCTCCTTCGCCGATGTGATCGGCACCCTCCAGGGAGAATCAGCGCCGTTTTAA
- a CDS encoding DMT family transporter has product MHKPLGKGGEFLPYGQSPSPHSLRRGLLFYCYLPGNSVLGFILILLSSLFFCIQNVVVRILFAEQTLIGIGVTGGFLAPTLHNSFLLLLLRMVLAVPLMGLLVSRLHPPIWKEVRQLAQPSERQALGHAIAGGLLMFTYLALLYVSIGLIATAIALTLFFTFPLFTALLSWCFLGQRPSAMQWGIMGCIMMGSALTIPAEQWSGGGSWVGAVLGVASGVAYAAYTVNAQKSFDYLHPLTYTWLSFALTLLFAAICLVVWPITDAQDLAWTPIWIWSLISGIVTFSGHMLFNSGIKYIGATLASMLGSANPALTVVLAWVAIRETLASIQLLGVGIVTVSVASLGRFR; this is encoded by the coding sequence ATGCACAAGCCTCTGGGCAAGGGCGGGGAATTCTTGCCTTATGGGCAAAGCCCCAGTCCTCACTCTCTGAGACGAGGGCTGCTGTTCTACTGTTATCTACCAGGAAATAGCGTGCTCGGATTCATCTTAATTCTGCTGTCGTCACTATTCTTTTGCATTCAAAACGTCGTGGTGCGCATTTTGTTTGCCGAGCAAACGTTGATCGGCATTGGTGTGACTGGCGGCTTTTTGGCCCCAACGCTACACAATTCCTTTTTGCTGTTGCTGTTGCGCATGGTGCTGGCTGTGCCACTCATGGGTTTGCTCGTCAGTCGACTGCATCCCCCCATCTGGAAGGAGGTGCGCCAGTTGGCACAGCCTAGTGAGCGGCAGGCTTTGGGGCACGCGATCGCTGGTGGCCTATTAATGTTCACTTACCTGGCGCTGCTGTATGTCTCGATTGGTCTCATTGCCACCGCGATCGCCCTTACCTTGTTTTTCACTTTTCCCCTCTTTACGGCACTGTTATCGTGGTGCTTTTTAGGGCAGCGTCCGAGTGCGATGCAGTGGGGCATTATGGGCTGCATCATGATGGGTAGCGCCTTGACGATTCCGGCAGAGCAATGGTCAGGGGGCGGCAGTTGGGTCGGGGCAGTGCTGGGAGTCGCTAGTGGTGTGGCCTACGCAGCATATACTGTCAACGCCCAAAAAAGCTTTGATTATCTCCATCCGCTCACGTATACCTGGCTCAGCTTTGCCCTGACGCTGCTGTTTGCCGCCATCTGTCTGGTAGTCTGGCCGATTACCGATGCGCAAGATCTAGCTTGGACGCCGATTTGGATTTGGAGCCTGATTTCTGGCATCGTGACTTTCTCCGGTCACATGCTGTTTAACTCTGGCATCAAATATATTGGGGCGACGTTAGCCTCGATGCTCGGCTCGGCCAACCCAGCATTAACTGTGGTGCTGGCCTGGGTTGCCATTCGCGAAACGCTGGCCAGCATCCAACTTTTGGGCGTAGGCATTGTCACGGTGAGTGTCGCTTCACTCGGTCGCTTCAGGTAG
- a CDS encoding ParA family protein — translation MQITAVINYKGGVGKTSVTANLAAELAWLGYRVLLLDMDAQASLTFSFIKPEIWQKSYADSKTIKRWFDAIAQQESFPLNSLVITPEIANSKISESGNGGRLDLIASNLGLINVDLELATQLGGATLNQTKLNYLKVHRRLAEGLAEISNNSYDFVLIDCPPNFNIVTKNAIVSSDNILIPAKPDYLSTLGIDYLIKSVNTLVEEYNEFSEVGDSLDVPLINPKILGVVFTMVEIRSGDAISALRPFIRQTEKLGLPVFEQRLRENKTMYADAPQYGVPVVLNRYSSSTHKDVAQELETFASQFIEKSGLRRK, via the coding sequence ATGCAAATTACCGCAGTAATAAATTACAAAGGTGGAGTTGGCAAAACCTCCGTTACGGCCAATCTAGCTGCTGAACTGGCATGGCTCGGCTATCGCGTTTTGTTGCTTGATATGGATGCTCAAGCAAGTCTTACATTCTCATTTATCAAGCCCGAAATATGGCAAAAGTCTTATGCTGATTCCAAAACCATCAAGAGATGGTTTGATGCCATTGCCCAGCAAGAGTCCTTTCCATTGAATTCCTTAGTTATTACGCCTGAAATAGCGAACTCAAAAATTAGTGAGAGCGGCAATGGTGGCAGACTTGATCTAATAGCATCTAATCTTGGACTTATTAATGTTGATCTCGAACTTGCAACTCAACTTGGTGGAGCCACGCTAAATCAGACCAAATTAAATTATTTGAAAGTTCATCGTCGTTTAGCTGAAGGTTTGGCAGAAATCAGTAACAATAGTTATGACTTTGTCTTGATCGACTGTCCTCCAAATTTCAATATCGTCACGAAAAACGCAATTGTTAGCAGTGACAACATTTTAATTCCTGCCAAACCTGACTATCTATCAACTTTGGGGATTGACTATTTAATCAAAAGCGTGAATACTCTGGTCGAAGAATACAATGAGTTCAGTGAGGTTGGGGATAGTCTAGATGTTCCATTGATCAATCCCAAAATACTCGGCGTAGTATTCACGATGGTTGAGATAAGAAGCGGAGACGCAATTTCGGCATTACGTCCATTCATCAGACAAACTGAGAAATTAGGCCTTCCTGTTTTTGAGCAAAGATTGAGAGAAAATAAAACAATGTATGCTGACGCCCCTCAATATGGTGTCCCAGTGGTGCTAAATCGTTACTCTAGCTCAACCCATAAAGACGTTGCACAAGAGCTTGAAACATTTGCAAGTCAGTTTATTGAAAAGTCTGGGCTTCGAAGAAAATGA
- a CDS encoding DoxX family protein: MQLTSTAAKLFRPNISANTLSQTTLAILRVTLGVMMVHNGFDKLADIESFARAYVEYLGLPFPIFLSYVAAYTEVIAAPLVAMGLFTRFASLGLFGTMCVAMYHHISVAGLSLPYLELSAIYAASFFYFLVNGAGLYSFDALIANLLDSASLTLKEKQIMRLESSFEAAEAVKDENVVA; this comes from the coding sequence ATGCAACTCACATCCACTGCTGCCAAGCTTTTCAGGCCCAATATTTCTGCCAATACGCTTTCTCAGACAACCTTGGCGATTCTGAGAGTGACCTTAGGCGTGATGATGGTTCACAACGGCTTTGACAAGCTCGCTGATATCGAAAGCTTTGCTCGGGCCTATGTCGAATACCTGGGTCTGCCTTTTCCCATCTTTTTGAGCTACGTCGCCGCATACACCGAAGTCATTGCGGCTCCGTTAGTTGCGATGGGCCTCTTTACTCGGTTTGCATCTTTGGGCCTGTTCGGCACCATGTGCGTCGCCATGTATCACCACATTTCCGTTGCTGGTCTGAGCTTGCCTTATCTAGAACTCTCAGCCATTTACGCGGCTTCTTTCTTCTACTTTTTGGTCAACGGCGCAGGGCTTTACTCCTTTGATGCGCTCATTGCCAATCTGCTCGATAGCGCTTCGCTGACTTTAAAAGAGAAGCAAATCATGCGGCTCGAAAGCTCCTTTGAAGCAGCTGAAGCCGTCAAAGATGAGAACGTGGTTGCATAG